The Panicum virgatum strain AP13 chromosome 5K, P.virgatum_v5, whole genome shotgun sequence genome has a window encoding:
- the LOC120710334 gene encoding protein RETICULATA-RELATED 4, chloroplastic-like: MATLARCSPPPPPRRATSPAPPRHGLLPRALLFALHPVPLQPRILLPSHPPRLPHLPFSFSRALPLPLRLRITRPILPALSSSFSGGGGDGHNNNSGGGDGEGDAGPDNRGEALFVLAQLGRKLDSLPSDLAAAVEGGRVTGEIVRRFNELEASALFRWLLQFRGFRERLLADDLFLAKLAMECGVGVIAKTAAEYEKRRENFMKEIDIVIADVVMAIVADFMLVYLPAPTVSLQPPLARNAGAIANFFHNCPDNAFQIALAGRSFSFLQRLGAILRNGAKLFAVGTTASLIGTGVTNASIKARKAVDKDLEDEVEDIPVVSTSVAYGVYMAISSNLRYQILAGVIEQRMLEPLLHNHKLLLSAMCFAIRTGNTFLGSLLWVDYARWVGVQKVKEEA, translated from the exons ATGGCAAC gctcgcgcgctgctcccctcctccaccgccgcgccgagccacctcgcccgccccgcctcgccatggcctcCTCCCTCGCGCCCTCCTCTTCGCTCTCCACCCCGTCCCGCTCCAGCCCCGCATCCTCTTACCCAGCCACCCGCCCCGCCTCCCCCAcctccccttctccttctcgCGCgccctcccgctcccgctccgccTCCGCATTACGCGCCCCATCCTCCCtgcgctctcctcctccttttccggcggcggcggcgacggccacaacaacaacagcggcggcggggatggagAAGGGGATGCCGGTCCCGACAACCGCGGCGAGGCGCTGTTCGTGCTCGCGCAGCTGGGGAGGAAGCTCGACAGCCTGCCCTccgatctcgccgccgccgtcgagggcgGCCGCGTCACGGGGGAGATCGTGCGACGCTTCAACGAACTCGAAGCCTCCGCGCTCTTCCGCTGGCTGCTCCAGTTCCGGGGCTTCAGGGAGCGCCTCCTCGCCGACGATCTCTTCCTCGCCAAGCTCGCCATGGAGTGTGGCGTCGGTGTCATCGCcaag ACTGCAGCTGAGTAtgagaagaggagagagaattttatgaaagagattgatattgtCATAGCTGATGTG GTCATGGCAATCGTTGCAGATTTCATGCTTGTCTATCTTCCTGCTCCGACTGTATCATTGCAGCCACCACTTGCAAGGAATGCTGGAGCTATTGCCAACTTTTTCCATAACTGCCCAGATAATGCTTTCCAA ATTGCTTTGGCTGGAAGGTCATTCTCATTTCTGCAGAGGCTAGGAGCTATACTG AGGAATGGTGCAAAGCTTTTCGCAGTAGGAACTACTGCTTCTCTG ATTGGCACTGGTGTCACCAATGCTTCGATCAAAGCAAGGAAGGCTGTTGATAAGGACCTTGAGGATGAAGTCGAGGATATTCCAGTTGTATCAACTAGTGTTGCCTATGGTGTATACATGGCAATTTCTAGTAACCTCAG GTATCAGATTCTGGCTGGTGTGATCGAACAGAGGATGCTGGAACCACTGCTGCACAACCACAAGCTACTACtgagtgcaatgtgttttgCCATTCGTACGGGCAACACATTCCTTGGCTCTTTGCT CTGGGTTGACTATGCCAGATGGGTGGGCGTCCAAAAGGTTAAAGAAGAGGCCTAA